In Gammaproteobacteria bacterium, the genomic window AAGAGCGACGATGGGTTTGTTTTTCCGATCCCGACATTACCGGCATTCGAAATCCTCATTCTTTCGCTTGGAGAGCCACCACTTCCATTCGCAAAAATAATCGCGCCATAGTCGGGTGACGCCCCCGATTTTATCCCACCAACAGCGCTACCATCGGTTCGGCTATATTTTAAGATAAAATCCTCGGTGTCTTGATACACCAATACCCCCGAACCGGTTACCGTTGTGCCTGAACCTTGAGTTCCGATTTGCAAACGGGAATTGGGGTTCGTCGTCCCGATCCCCACGTACCCGTTACTGCTCACCAACAGCTGCGTACCCGTACCACTTTTAGCTAGATTTAAAGCATTCGTATAATAAATGTATTGATTGGCCCCACCACTAGTTAGCTGGAGGTCTCCAGGAAAGTTTGCCAATCCAGCAGAGGACAAGGAATTCGCCGTCAGTGCTACACCAGTGATCGTTCCGCCCGTAATCGCGACGGTATTTGCCCCCTGTGTCGCAATTGTGCCTAAGCCCAAATTCGTGCGGGCCCCCGCGGCATCGGTCGCTCCTGTACCCCCTTGGGTAAGCCCCCACACGCCCGACACATTCGCCGTCGTATGCGTGTGGCCGCTCCCTGCCACTCCAGACAGAGAACTCCCATCCCCATAATACTTCGCACTCACATAGACATTATTCGCCGTGATATCTCCAGCGACTTCGAGTTTCTTTCCAGGATTCGTCGTCCCGATCCCGACGTTACCGGTAGCTTTAACGTGAATAAGTTCCGTCGAGCCCACTACCGTAGTCCCTAGCGCAGGCATCGAGGAAAACACCAAATCGCCAGAAAGATTTGCAATTGCAAGTGGATTTGAACTGGTATAGTCCAGTAGCGCGATCGCATTATTGCGACCACCATCAACAACAATACTAGGGCCATAGTTAGATGCCGACCACTGAGAGACTGTCGCCTTAGCGTGTACTCCACCTAACGGAGACGTCGTCCCGATCCCAACGTTACCGTTAGCAGTGATTGTAAAGCGTGACTGCCCCGCAGTTTCATCGCCAATATGAAACCCCACGCCATTACGACTTCCCATTGAAAACACTCGTCCGTTGGTCCCGGTATCAGATAGAACAATAGCGGCATTCTTCCAGTCTGCCGACGCATCTCCAGCAAGGCTTAACTTGTACCCCGGATTCGTTGTTCCAATGCCGACGTTACCCTGAATATTCATACCATTGGCATTGGGGGTGGTCCCGATATAGCCCTGACCCACCACCATACTCCCATTGTTATAAAAACGAACCTGTTCCGTCGATCCATTATAAACACGCAGCGAACCAATATTATCCAAATTCCAGGCAGGCGAGCCCGTGCTATTGAGAACAAGATTAGCTCCATCGACATTTCCGTTATCAAGAATCAAATTACTGATCCCGGAAAGCGTCCCCCCGGTGATTGCAACATTACCCGCCGCCTGCGTCGCCATTGTCCCCAACCCCAAATTCGTCCGCGCATTCGCCGTGTTATTAAGATCCGATAGATTACTGGCAATCTCCAAGTACCGATTGTCCGCGTTCGCTGTGGTCAAATATCCACTGTCATTCGTGAACGCCGAGACTGCCGTTGGACGGCTGCTCACATTGGCCCATGCCACGCTGTTCGCCGCACCCGCGGTAGTTGCATAATTCGCCGTCGCCACAGTCTTGCTCGCATCCGCCGTGTTATTCACATTGCCTAGGCCCACCTGTGTTGCCGTTAACCCCGTCAAAGACGCGCCACTCCCGCTAAAGCTCGTCGCCGTCACCGTCCCGTTCACATTCATCGCACTCGCCGACACCGTACCTGCGACTTCGAGCTTGGCGTTCGGCGTCGTCGTACCGATGCCGACGTTGCCGTTGGCACCAAAGACCGCAACATCTCCTCCTCCGAATATCCTATTCTTTATGTACACCGCATTATCACTATTTCGTGCTCCTATCTGGCCAATGAGGGTTCCTGAAACGCTGGCGAAGATGCCGCTATCTCCGGACGACGTGGTATCAAGACCGATGAACCCGAATCCTGCATTACCCTTGAATTGAGCGAGTCCTTTTCCTGTTACGTGAGTGCCGAGCACTTCAAGATTGAGAGCGGGAATAGTTGTCCCGATCCCAACATTCCCATTCTGAGAGACCACCAAACTGGTGGCGCCCACCTGAAAAAGCCCGCTGGGGGCCGTCGCACCCGTGCCCACCCCAACGTTGTTCTGCGCACTTAACACCAGCGCGGGATTCGACGCCGCGTTGTTTCCGTTGACACCAAACATAAAACTGCCACCGGCAGTGTTGGCTTCAATGTAATTCGTATTGTTTCTCGTAAATTGAAGATGGGCGCCATCATTGGGGATTTTTACAACACCCGCACTTCCACTCACCTGTAGCGAACCATTAATATCTAAATTCGCTTGTGGGCTGGTCGTCCCGATCCCCACACTCCCACCAAACGTTGTACCTTGGTAATAATTACTCGTCACCACGTTACTCGGTAGCGAACTTAAAATTGGTTGACCGTTGACTAAGACTGCTTGGCTCGCGTTGATCGTGCCGACGACATCCAAAGCATAGGAGGGGTTCATGGTTGAAATGCCAACGCGTCCTGTCGAACGGATCGTCAGCGCAATTGTGTCGCGGTCACTCGCATTGGAAACCCTAAACGCAGTGCTACTTCCGACAATCGCATTATCAAGGTAACTTGCCGAGGCAGAGGCACGATTGAAAATAATAGAATCAGGCCGACTATAGTAAAATCGCCATTCCCAGCACACTCGAGATATTACCAGAAACAATCAGTTTCGTGTTGGAGGTATTCACCATCCCAACACCGACATTGCCATTCGCTGAAACATAAATCGCCGCCACCCCACCATTCACATTGATCGTCACCCTCTGCCCACTCGCCCCACTCAGCCCGCCTGCTTGCAACGCAAACGGCGAACTGTTAATCGCCGAGCGCGGTGTCATTTCGGTGCCGCCACTGGGATGGTCACGCCAAGCGTACAGCGTATCCGTCGCAAAAGTGTTGGATCCAGCGACCAAGGTTCACCGAATACGAGCCGGCTTGACCGTGGTGGAGACGTTGGTGCTTGTCCAACCGATCGCCGCCGCTGGCTAAGGTGTAGAGTTTAAAATCTATTGTCTGGGTGCCATTCACCAGCCGGTTGCCGTTCATGAGGCGCCCTTGTAGGTGATGGTGTTCGGAACGGCGAAGAGGATCGTTGTCATGAACAACAACCCTACACACACCATCAACCTCCCCCATTCCCTATTCCCCATTTCCAATTTCCTAATCCCCCTGGCCGATTTCTGTATGCCCGGCCGTATGACAGATGGGCGTATGCAATTCAATGGGCGTATGCAATTCAATGGGCGTATGCAATACGCCCCTACGCGAAATAATACCCCGAAAAATTTTTGTATAAACATGATACGATCCTTTCTGTTGCTACGACTTTTTTTGTTGGCATGGGTATAGGGGCAAAAATGCCCATAGTTGCCCTCTGATTGTAGTTTTCCCACATTTTCGGAAAATTAT contains:
- a CDS encoding hypothetical protein (Evidence 5 : Unknown function) encodes the protein MNGNRLVNGTQTIDFKLYTLASGGDRLDKHQRLHHGQAGSYSVNLGRWIQHFCDGYAVRLA
- a CDS encoding hypothetical protein (Evidence 5 : Unknown function), which codes for MTINVNGGVAAIYVSANGNVGVGMVNTSNTKLIVSGNISSVLGMAILL
- a CDS encoding hypothetical protein (Evidence 5 : Unknown function), which codes for MNNNPTHTINLPHSLFPISNFLIPLADFCMPGRMTDGRMQFNGRMQFNGRMQYAPTRNNTPKNFCINMIRSFLLLRLFLLAWV